From the Lactobacillus johnsonii genome, the window TTGAGCGAGCAAATCAAGACGGAGATCTAATTTCTCAACTTGAAACTGAAATTGCGAAGCTAACAAAGCATAATTATAGTATTGTTTTAGTTGCAGATTCTTCATGGTTGAAAGTACGGCATGATTTTGTGGCAAGTCATAAAGAAGAGTTACTTGCTAAAAAATTTCAAAGACTAGAAAAATCTGAACAAGAAGCAAATGGTAATCAGATAGATCCTCAAGCAAAAAAAGAAGTCATTGATAAGGCTAAAGAATTGTTTGGCGATCTAGCACAGATTAAAGATTAAGGAGAGAAAACTATGGGTAAGAGACCTAATTTTGGTGGTATGGGCATGGGTAACATGCAAGGTTTAATTAAGCAAGCTAAGAAGATGCAACAACAAATGGAAGCTGAACAAGCAAATTTAGCTACTCAAGAATTTGTTGGTAAGTCTGCAGATGACATGGTAGTTGCTACTTTTAGCGGCGACCGTAAACTAAAAGACTTGAAGATTAATAAGGAAGCAATCGATCCAGATGATCCAGATATGCTTCAAGATCTTGTTATCGATGCTGTAAACAAGGGAATCAAGGCAGTAGATGATGCTACTCAAGCATCAATGGGCAAATACACTAAAGGTTTGATGTAAGATGCAATATCCATTACCAATTGCCCGTTTAATTGATAATTACATGAAGCTGCCTGGTATTGGTGAAAAAACAGCAACACGTTTAGCCTTTTACACAATGGACATGCCGGAAGATGACGTGGAAGACTTTTCTAAGTCATTAATGCAGGTAAAAGAAAATCTTCATTCTTGTTCTATTTGTGGGAATATTACTGAAAGTGATCCATGCGAGATTTGCCGCGATCAAAACCGTGACCGTTCAACGATAATGGTAGTTGAGCAGCCAAAAGATGTCATGGCTTTTGAGGAAATGGGCGAATATAATGGCTTGTACCATGTCTTACATGGAGTCTTGTCCCCAATGGATGGAGTAGGCCCAGAAGAAATTAACATTAAAAGTTTAATTACCAGACTTCAAAAACAAGATGAAGTTAAAGAAGTTATTCTTGCCCTAAACTCCAGCCCAGAAGGTGAAGCAACTGCTATGTATCTAGCTAAGCTGATTAAGCCAGCTGGCTTAAAGGTAACGCGTCTTGCTGCTGGTTTAGCCGTAGGTAGCGATATTGAATACGCCAACTCAATTACTTTGAAGCGCGCTGTTCAAGGGAGAACAGATCTATGATTGGAAAAAGGAACAAAGTTAAAAAAGCAGGCGACGAACGATTACTAAGAATTGTTGCTCAACTGCAAAGACAACTTGCTGAACAAAAAGTTTTCGATCAAACGACAATTGATTATTCATTTGATAATCGAGTTTTAAATAAAATTCTCCATGCAAAATTTATTTTTTTGTATGAAGAAGCAAGAAGAAGAAACACTAAATCTAGTAGCTCATCAAGCGTTATTACTAGATAATGTAGTCCACTGCGGTGGACTTTTTTTGTGGAAAAATAAATAATCTTGAAAAAACAAGTCTGTCTTTCTTTTTTCTTTTACAGTACAATGCCAAGTGGGGGTAGACATGAGAGGATATTTAATTACATTTGAAGGCCCAGATGGGGCAGGAAAAACTACAGTTATTAACGAAATAATTAAGCAATTACCACAAAGTTTACAAGAACGGACTCTTGTCACGCGTGAGCCAGGTGGATCTAAAATTTCAGAAAATATCAGAACAATTATTTTAGACCCAGAAAATAAAGAAATGGACAATCGAACTGAGGCTTTGCTTTATGCAGCTCAAAGAAGTCAACACGTAAGTGAAGTGATTCGTCCAGCCTTAGCAGCGGGTAAGGTCGTCTTATCAGATAGATTTATTGATAGTTCACTCGCTTACCAAGGTGTAGGTAGAAATCTAGGCATTGAAGAAGTAAAGCAAATTAATGATTTCGGAACTGGCGGACTTGAGCCTGATTTAACCATCTTCTTAGACCTAGATCCAGCTGTTGGTTTAGCTAGAATTGAAAAAGAGCGCGCTGGTCAAGAAGATCGACTTGAACAAGAAAAAATTGACTTCCATAATAAGGTCTATGCTGGTTATCGTGAATTACTTGAACGCTATCCTGATCGAATTAAAAAAGTAGATGCTAATTTGCCGATCAAGGATGTTGCAGCTAATAGTGTTAAAATAATAAGAAAACAATTACCTGATATTTTTATGTAAGGATTTGGTAAGAATGAAACTTGTTTTAGCAATTGTACAGGATAAAGATGCAGATACCCTAGCAAAAGAATTTATTCAAAATGATGTTCGTGCAACTAAATTAGCTACCAGCGGTGGCTTTTTGAGAGCAGGGAATACAACTTTTATCGTGGGTATTGAAGATGACCGTGTAAATGAAGTATTAGAAATCATTAAAAAGAGCTCCCATACTAGAGAACAATATGTCTCGAATATGAACATGGATGCTGCAGGCACTTCCATGCTTGGAAAACCAGTTCAAGTTACTGTTGGTGGAGCGACTGTCTTTGTATTACCAGTTGAGGAATTTAAGCACTTTTAATGATTGATTTAAAAAATATCGGCCAAAAGCAGGCTGATCTTTTAAGGGATGCATATTTAAATAAAAAAGTTGCCCACAGTTACTTGTTTGTTGATCCCATGCAAAAGAAGGGCATAAATACAGCTTACTGGCTGGCCTGCCTTTTTAATTGCTTGGGAGAAGATAAGCCAGATGGAACTTGTAACAATTGTCAGAGAATCTTAGATGGAAATCATCCAGATGTCTTCTTAGTAAAACTAGAAGGTAAGCAGACTCTCTCAATTGATCAGATTCGTCCTTTAAAAGAAGAACTTGCTAAGAGCCCTGTTGAAGGAAATCGCCGCTTTTTTATAATTGAAAATGCGGAAAAATTAACTTTAGCTGCAAGCAACGCCTTGCTTAATTTATTAGAAGAACCAGTAGCACCAGTAGTTACGATTCTGATCACAAATAATGAAAATCAAATTTTACCAACAGTTAAATCTAGAACGCAGATTCTTAATTTTTCTGATGAAAAGATTGATAGTAAAAGAGCACAATTACTTGAATATGGCTTAACAGATGAAGAAATTGATGATCTAGGCGATACAGGTAAGCTTGAAGAAGAGAGTAGATACTTGTTTCAAGAATTATTAGAACATAATGATTTAGCCTTGGTGCGTGTGAATCAGATTAGTAGTCTTGCTACTAAGCCAGCGAATCAAAAGTTTGTTTTTTATCAGCTTAAGACTTTGACTATGAAGAGTTTAGAAGCTGGTAAAAAGTTAAGGGAAAGTGCATCTTTATTAGAGTTATTAATGACTTGCGATAAGATGCGAGCTAGTAATGTTAGTTTCCACAATACATTAGATTATTTAGTATTGAGTTTTGAACGGTAGGTGTTTTTGAGTGGATCCATTTTCACAATTGTCACAATTACAGCACAATCTTCAGGCAATGACAAAAACTGTTGCCGGTCTGGAAAATGACATGCTTGAAGTATTGAAAGAAAATACAGAATTAAAAGTTGAAAACCAACTATTAAGAGAAAAAATTAGTAAGCTAGATGCAAATAAAGAACCAGCTGAGAATAAGTCGCAAGCTGGTTTGAAGTCACTGAGAAATATTTACGATTCTGGTTACCATATCTGCAATATGTACTATGGTTCTCACCGTGAATCAGGTGAAGATTGCATGTTCTGCTTAGATATTTTAGATAATTTTGTAAATCACGGACAAAAGAGTAGGGGATAAAAATTATGCAAGTGCAGAGTAGTTTTAATAAAAAAGATAAGGGACGTCTGTATCTTGTCCCTACTCCAATTGGAAATTTAGAAGATATTACTTTAAGAGCTAAAAGAATTCTAACTGAAGCTGACTACATTGCAGCTGAAGATACCCGAACTAGTGGGATCTTGCTTGAAAAGATTGGCGTTCATAATAAGATGATTTCTTTTCATAAGTATAATTCTAAAGAACGCGCTCCAGAATTGATTAAGCTGCTTAAGGAAGGAAAGACAATTGCTGAGATCTCTGATGCTGGAATGCCGGTAATCTCAGACCCAGGTTATGTCTTGGTGCAAGAATGTATCAAAAATGATATTCCTGTTGTCTCTCTTCCGGGTCCTTCAGCTTTTGCGACTGCCCTAATTGCTTCTGGCTTTGATGCACAACCCTTTACTTATTATGGTTTTTTACCGCGTAAGAGCAGTGAGCAAAAGAAGTACTTTGAAATGATGAACACTTCGCGTGCTACTTCAATCTTTTATGAAGCACCGCATCGCTTGAAGAAGACCTTGAAGACTTTAGCTGAAGTAATTAAGCCAGATCGAAAAATTGCCTTGGCTCGTGAATTAACTAAGATTCATGAAGAATATATCAGAGGATCAATCAGTGAAATTAATGAATACTTCACTGAGAACGATCCACGAGGTGAATTTGTGGTTTTAGTTTCTCCTAATGAAGAGGAAGAAAAGCAACTTTCTTGGGATGAGTTAATCAAGCAAGTAGCCGACCAAGTAGCAGCTGGTGAAAGTAAAAAAGATGCGATTAAGTCAGTTGCTAAGGCAAATAAGGTTTCAAAGAATGAACTTTATGACAAATACCATCAAAATTAAGCACGAGGATTAAGATGGAAAAGATTTTTAAAGAAGAGCACCAAGTTAGCTATGGTGATTGTGATGAAACAGGAAAAATTCAACTTCCTCATTTAATTGAGCATTTTATGCAGGTTTCAAATGATCAATTAACAGCAGGTGGTGCTGGAATTCATGATTTACTAAAGCAAAATCTAGGCTGGGTTGTAGTTGAGTATCATCTTGATATTGATCGCTTGCCTGAAGCTGGTGAAAAAATTACTGTTACTACCAACGGTAGTGGATATAATCGCTTTTTTGAATACAGAGATTTTGGTATAATTGATTCTACTAACAAAAAGATAGTGGATGTCAAAAGCCAATGGGTAATTTTAGATTTAAAAAATCGCAAAATTACTGAAGCAGATGACCAAATGATGCAGAAATTTGGAAATCCATACTTGAAACATATGCCGCGCTTTAAGAGATTACGTCCCTTAAAAGAATATCGCTCAAGTAAAAAATATACTGTTAGATATTATGATTTAGATACAAACCATCATTTAACTAATAGTATTTATTTTGATTGGATGATTGATACCTTGCCAAGAGAGTTCTTGAATTCTCATACTGTTAAAAGTATTGATATTTCATTTAAAAAAGAAGTTCAATACGGAGATCAAGCACTAGCAGAAGTAGAGCTTGACCAAGATACATTGACTTCGTATCATTTAATTTCTAATCAGGGTGAGGTGTCTGCCTTGGCTGAAATTAATTGGAAAGAAAATTAAAGGCATGACTTGTTGTTAGTACAGTCGTGCTTTTTTTGAAAGGTAGGGATGCCAATGAAGGCAGGAATAAAGAAATTAGATTTGCAGGGGTTAGTTACCCTGGCACTCTTTGTAGCAATGGATATTGTGCTTGAGAAGATATCTTTTGGCCCATCAACCTTAAAGGTAGGTTTAGGATTTATTGGAAGTGCATTGCTTGCTTATTATTTTGGTCCCTTGTGGGGCGGAATTGGGGCATTAGTTAGTGACTTATTGCGGTCAGCGATTTTTGGAGTTGAGGGAGGCTTCTTCCCGGGCTTTACGCTGTCAGCAATTGTTGGTGTGGTAATTTACGCCCTCTTCTTATATCAAAAACCAATTAAGTGGTGGCGTATTATTGCCTCAACCTTATTAGTTACCTTAGTGGTTAATGTCTTAATGAATACTTACTGGATTCATCTATTATATGGCTTAGATTTAAGAGCAGCATTTCTACAAAGAATTCTAAAAGAGTTGATCACTCCTTGGATTCAAATTGTCGTTCTTTACGTGATTTTAAATGCTCTTCAACGTGTTAAAATAAGAAGGTAATTTCGATAATAATAAGGATAGAATTTAAATGAAAATATTAAGTATTACTACTGCAACCAATCATTTGAGCGTAGCTTTGAATGATGGAGATAAAATTTGGGAAAAGAACGAAGAAGATCATCGAAATCATAGTGAACATTTAGATCCTTTAATTAATGAATTGTTGAAGGAAAATGATCTTACTTTAAAAGATATTGATCGTTTTGCAGTTGCAGAAGGTCCTGGTTCTTATACTGGTTTAAGAATTGGAATTACTACTGCGAAGATGTTTGCTTCTATTTTAAATAAAGACTTAGTTGGAGTATCAACTTTAGCTGCATTAGCTAACGGCGCAAGCGATGGCTTAATCGTGAGTGAATTAGATGCTCGTAACAAGAACTTCTTTGCTGGCGTTTATCATAAGGCTAACGGCAAGTTAGAGAATCTAGTTCCTGATGGTCACTATCATTTAGATGACTTGATGAATAAGGTGAAAGACCTTGGCTTATCTGAACAAGTTATCTTTGTTGGTAGCCCAATTGAAAAATACCAAGATGAAATTAAGGACTTACTAGGTTCAGACAATTTCACTCAAGATGCTGGCGACAACCAAATTCATGCTGGTGAAATTGGAAAGTTAGCTCTTAATAAAGAAGCAGTAGATCCTGATAAGATGGTGCCAAAATATTTGAGACGTACGCAAGCTGAAATGGACTGGCATAATAAGACTGGAAAGGCATTTGGTCCTGATAGCGACTATGTTGAAGAAGTTTAGTTTATTTTTCCATCCGATAGAAATCGACCTCAGCTTTACGCCTTTTGCCTTGAGACTGAATAATGAAACTTATCAGGTTATGAAGGCTAGCGATGAGAATATTGCGGACTTGTTAGGGTTAGAGCAAGAAGTGTATTTTGGACGGACGCCTTGGAGTCGATTTTCTTTTAAGAGTGAATTAAAGAAGCATGCTAATTCCTTGTACTTGGTAGTTTATCAAGGCTCGACTTTGGTGGGCTTTGTGGGGATGAGAATGCAGGCTCAAGAAGGACATATTACCAATATTGCGGTAAAGCCTACCTATCAACGAAGAGGAATTGGTGAGTTCTTGCTCAGAACCATGATTGAGATTGCTCAGAAAAATCGCGCAGTTCAGATGACTTTAGAGGTACGCAGCGATAACTATAATGCTCAGAGTTTGTATCGTAAGTTAGGCTTTAAGGATAACTTTATCCGGAAGAACTACTATACTACTGAACAAGCAGATGCGATTAGCATGATTAAAGAATTGACAGATTAAGAATAGGAAGAGATAAAGTGACTAAAAAAGATGTTCGAATTTTAGCATTTGAAAGCTCATGTGATGAAACTTCAACTGCTGTGATTAAAA encodes:
- a CDS encoding YbaB/EbfC family nucleoid-associated protein → MGKRPNFGGMGMGNMQGLIKQAKKMQQQMEAEQANLATQEFVGKSADDMVVATFSGDRKLKDLKINKEAIDPDDPDMLQDLVIDAVNKGIKAVDDATQASMGKYTKGLM
- the recR gene encoding recombination mediator RecR — protein: MQYPLPIARLIDNYMKLPGIGEKTATRLAFYTMDMPEDDVEDFSKSLMQVKENLHSCSICGNITESDPCEICRDQNRDRSTIMVVEQPKDVMAFEEMGEYNGLYHVLHGVLSPMDGVGPEEINIKSLITRLQKQDEVKEVILALNSSPEGEATAMYLAKLIKPAGLKVTRLAAGLAVGSDIEYANSITLKRAVQGRTDL
- a CDS encoding YaaL family protein, whose amino-acid sequence is MIGKRNKVKKAGDERLLRIVAQLQRQLAEQKVFDQTTIDYSFDNRVLNKILHAKFIFLYEEARRRNTKSSSSSSVITR
- the tmk gene encoding dTMP kinase → MRGYLITFEGPDGAGKTTVINEIIKQLPQSLQERTLVTREPGGSKISENIRTIILDPENKEMDNRTEALLYAAQRSQHVSEVIRPALAAGKVVLSDRFIDSSLAYQGVGRNLGIEEVKQINDFGTGGLEPDLTIFLDLDPAVGLARIEKERAGQEDRLEQEKIDFHNKVYAGYRELLERYPDRIKKVDANLPIKDVAANSVKIIRKQLPDIFM
- a CDS encoding cyclic-di-AMP receptor, encoding MKLVLAIVQDKDADTLAKEFIQNDVRATKLATSGGFLRAGNTTFIVGIEDDRVNEVLEIIKKSSHTREQYVSNMNMDAAGTSMLGKPVQVTVGGATVFVLPVEEFKHF
- a CDS encoding DNA polymerase III subunit: MIDLKNIGQKQADLLRDAYLNKKVAHSYLFVDPMQKKGINTAYWLACLFNCLGEDKPDGTCNNCQRILDGNHPDVFLVKLEGKQTLSIDQIRPLKEELAKSPVEGNRRFFIIENAEKLTLAASNALLNLLEEPVAPVVTILITNNENQILPTVKSRTQILNFSDEKIDSKRAQLLEYGLTDEEIDDLGDTGKLEEESRYLFQELLEHNDLALVRVNQISSLATKPANQKFVFYQLKTLTMKSLEAGKKLRESASLLELLMTCDKMRASNVSFHNTLDYLVLSFER
- the yabA gene encoding DNA replication initiation control protein YabA produces the protein MDPFSQLSQLQHNLQAMTKTVAGLENDMLEVLKENTELKVENQLLREKISKLDANKEPAENKSQAGLKSLRNIYDSGYHICNMYYGSHRESGEDCMFCLDILDNFVNHGQKSRG
- the rsmI gene encoding 16S rRNA (cytidine(1402)-2'-O)-methyltransferase, which codes for MQVQSSFNKKDKGRLYLVPTPIGNLEDITLRAKRILTEADYIAAEDTRTSGILLEKIGVHNKMISFHKYNSKERAPELIKLLKEGKTIAEISDAGMPVISDPGYVLVQECIKNDIPVVSLPGPSAFATALIASGFDAQPFTYYGFLPRKSSEQKKYFEMMNTSRATSIFYEAPHRLKKTLKTLAEVIKPDRKIALARELTKIHEEYIRGSISEINEYFTENDPRGEFVVLVSPNEEEEKQLSWDELIKQVADQVAAGESKKDAIKSVAKANKVSKNELYDKYHQN
- a CDS encoding acyl-[acyl-carrier-protein] thioesterase; the encoded protein is MEKIFKEEHQVSYGDCDETGKIQLPHLIEHFMQVSNDQLTAGGAGIHDLLKQNLGWVVVEYHLDIDRLPEAGEKITVTTNGSGYNRFFEYRDFGIIDSTNKKIVDVKSQWVILDLKNRKITEADDQMMQKFGNPYLKHMPRFKRLRPLKEYRSSKKYTVRYYDLDTNHHLTNSIYFDWMIDTLPREFLNSHTVKSIDISFKKEVQYGDQALAEVELDQDTLTSYHLISNQGEVSALAEINWKEN
- a CDS encoding folate family ECF transporter S component, with product MKAGIKKLDLQGLVTLALFVAMDIVLEKISFGPSTLKVGLGFIGSALLAYYFGPLWGGIGALVSDLLRSAIFGVEGGFFPGFTLSAIVGVVIYALFLYQKPIKWWRIIASTLLVTLVVNVLMNTYWIHLLYGLDLRAAFLQRILKELITPWIQIVVLYVILNALQRVKIRR
- the tsaB gene encoding tRNA (adenosine(37)-N6)-threonylcarbamoyltransferase complex dimerization subunit type 1 TsaB: MKILSITTATNHLSVALNDGDKIWEKNEEDHRNHSEHLDPLINELLKENDLTLKDIDRFAVAEGPGSYTGLRIGITTAKMFASILNKDLVGVSTLAALANGASDGLIVSELDARNKNFFAGVYHKANGKLENLVPDGHYHLDDLMNKVKDLGLSEQVIFVGSPIEKYQDEIKDLLGSDNFTQDAGDNQIHAGEIGKLALNKEAVDPDKMVPKYLRRTQAEMDWHNKTGKAFGPDSDYVEEV
- the rimI gene encoding ribosomal protein S18-alanine N-acetyltransferase, producing MLKKFSLFFHPIEIDLSFTPFALRLNNETYQVMKASDENIADLLGLEQEVYFGRTPWSRFSFKSELKKHANSLYLVVYQGSTLVGFVGMRMQAQEGHITNIAVKPTYQRRGIGEFLLRTMIEIAQKNRAVQMTLEVRSDNYNAQSLYRKLGFKDNFIRKNYYTTEQADAISMIKELTD